A stretch of the Streptosporangium sp. NBC_01755 genome encodes the following:
- a CDS encoding DUF4118 domain-containing protein, whose product MNKRRGRLRIYLGAAPGVGKTYMMLCEGHRRLMRGTDVVVGLVETHDRPRTAELLKDLEIIPRRSMAHRGCTFTELDVDAVIDRRPKVALIDELAHTNVPGSRNAKRWQDIEEVLDAGIDVISTVNIQHLESLNDVVQEITGVAQRETMPDEVVRRADQVELVDMAPEALRRRMAHGNVYAPEKVDAALSNYFRVGNLTALRELALLWVAGKVDDQLDRYRAEHGISGTWETRERVVVALTGGPEGDTLVRRAARVAARSKGADLLAVHVTRADALAGADPASMARQRTLVEDLGGTYHQVVGDDVPRALLDFARGVNATQLVLGASRRGRFAQILSRGVGVTTIAQSGSIDVHMITHEEVRRGRDRAPSQAALTRPRRLAGWALAMLGLPILTLALYLFRNDVNLPSDILLFLLTVILVALVGGMWPAVTAAVFGFLLLNYFFTHPLDGFTIADPENLFALSVYVLVAVMVSAVVDLAARRTREAARARADAEVLSTLAGHVLRGEHVLASLLARLRETFNLASVTLLERTGEPVPEDQSDPEAWRIVAAAGVDVPCTSPGAADTDVVIDEQLVLAIRGRLLEASDRRVLEAFAAEAAVALRQDRLEEEAEQVRPLAEADRMRTALLAAVSHDLRTPLASARAAVEGLRATDVDWSPEDREELLATADESLVKLDRLVANLLDMSRLQAGVLGVTLEATALEEVVPRAVDDLGDLSRRIEWDVSAELPEVVADQVLLERILVNLMSNAVRYSPEDTKVLVTASRHGDQVEIRVVDRGTGIPSEAYGRVFMPFQRLGDRDSHTGVGLGLALSRGFAEAMTGTLLPDETPGGGLTMIVTLPVSPDSRAHLVEEDL is encoded by the coding sequence ATGAACAAGAGAAGGGGGCGGCTGCGCATCTATCTCGGAGCCGCCCCGGGGGTCGGCAAGACCTACATGATGCTCTGCGAGGGCCACCGCCGTCTCATGAGAGGCACCGACGTGGTCGTGGGCCTCGTGGAGACCCACGACCGTCCCCGTACCGCGGAGCTGCTCAAGGACCTGGAGATCATCCCACGCAGGAGCATGGCCCACCGCGGGTGCACGTTCACCGAGCTCGACGTGGACGCCGTCATCGACAGGAGGCCCAAGGTGGCGCTGATCGACGAGCTGGCGCACACCAACGTGCCCGGCTCGCGCAACGCCAAGCGCTGGCAGGACATCGAGGAGGTCCTCGACGCGGGCATCGACGTCATCTCCACGGTCAACATCCAGCACCTGGAGTCGCTCAACGACGTCGTCCAGGAGATCACCGGGGTGGCCCAGCGTGAGACGATGCCCGACGAGGTGGTGCGCCGGGCCGACCAGGTGGAGCTGGTGGACATGGCCCCGGAGGCGTTGCGCCGCCGGATGGCGCACGGCAACGTATACGCGCCCGAGAAGGTCGACGCGGCGCTGTCGAACTACTTCAGGGTCGGCAACCTGACCGCGCTGCGCGAGCTGGCGCTGCTGTGGGTCGCCGGCAAGGTCGACGACCAGCTCGACCGCTACCGCGCGGAACACGGCATCTCCGGCACCTGGGAGACGCGGGAGCGCGTCGTGGTCGCGCTGACCGGCGGCCCGGAAGGCGACACGCTGGTGCGCCGGGCCGCCAGGGTCGCGGCCAGGAGCAAGGGAGCCGACCTGCTGGCCGTGCACGTCACGCGCGCCGACGCGCTGGCCGGAGCGGATCCGGCGAGCATGGCCCGCCAGCGCACGCTGGTGGAGGACCTGGGCGGCACCTACCACCAGGTCGTCGGTGACGACGTGCCGCGAGCCCTGCTCGACTTCGCGCGCGGTGTCAACGCCACCCAGCTGGTGCTGGGGGCGTCCCGGCGAGGCAGGTTCGCCCAGATCCTCTCCCGGGGGGTCGGGGTGACCACGATCGCGCAGTCGGGGTCCATCGACGTTCACATGATCACACATGAGGAGGTGAGGAGAGGGCGCGACCGCGCCCCGTCGCAGGCCGCGCTGACCCGCCCCCGGCGGCTGGCCGGCTGGGCGCTCGCGATGCTCGGGCTGCCGATCCTGACCCTGGCGCTGTACCTCTTCCGCAATGATGTGAACCTGCCGAGCGACATATTGCTCTTCCTGCTCACGGTGATCCTGGTCGCCCTGGTGGGCGGCATGTGGCCGGCCGTCACCGCGGCCGTGTTCGGCTTTCTGCTGCTCAACTACTTCTTCACGCACCCGCTCGACGGCTTCACCATCGCCGACCCGGAAAATCTGTTCGCGCTGAGCGTCTACGTGCTGGTGGCCGTCATGGTGAGCGCCGTCGTCGACCTCGCCGCCCGCCGGACCCGGGAGGCGGCCCGAGCCCGTGCCGACGCGGAGGTCCTCTCCACCCTGGCAGGACACGTGCTCCGCGGCGAGCATGTGCTCGCCTCGCTGCTCGCCCGGCTGAGGGAGACCTTCAACCTGGCCTCGGTCACCCTGCTGGAACGGACCGGAGAGCCGGTGCCCGAAGACCAGTCCGACCCCGAGGCGTGGCGGATCGTCGCCGCCGCCGGCGTCGACGTGCCCTGCACCTCGCCGGGCGCCGCGGACACCGACGTGGTCATCGACGAGCAGCTCGTGCTCGCCATACGGGGCAGGCTGCTCGAGGCCTCCGACCGGCGGGTGCTGGAGGCGTTCGCCGCCGAGGCGGCAGTGGCCCTGCGGCAGGACCGGTTGGAGGAGGAGGCGGAGCAGGTCAGGCCGCTGGCCGAGGCCGACAGGATGCGCACCGCGCTGCTCGCCGCGGTCAGTCACGACCTGCGCACCCCGCTCGCCTCGGCCAGGGCCGCCGTGGAGGGCCTGCGAGCCACCGACGTCGACTGGTCCCCCGAGGACAGGGAGGAGTTGCTCGCCACCGCCGACGAGTCCCTGGTCAAGCTGGACCGCCTGGTCGCCAACCTGCTCGACATGAGCCGGCTGCAGGCGGGGGTGCTCGGGGTGACACTGGAGGCGACCGCACTGGAGGAGGTCGTGCCGCGCGCCGTCGACGACCTCGGCGACCTGTCCCGGCGGATCGAGTGGGACGTCTCCGCCGAGCTGCCCGAGGTCGTCGCCGACCAGGTGCTGCTGGAGCGGATCCTGGTCAACCTCATGTCCAACGCCGTCCGCTACAGCCCCGAGGACACGAAGGTCCTCGTCACGGCCAGCAGGCACGGCGACCAGGTGGAGATCCGCGTCGTCGATCGCGGCACGGGCATACCGTCCGAGGCCTACGGCCGGGTCTTCATGCCCTTCCAGCGGCTCGGCGACCGCGACAGCCACACCGGTGTCGGCCTGGGCCTCGCACTCTCCCGGGGGTTCGCCGAGGCGATGACCGGCACCCTGCTGCCCGACGAGACGCCCGGAGGCGGTCTCACCATGATCGTGACGCTTCCCGTCTCTCCGGACTCGCGGGCGCACCTCGTCGAGGAGGACCTGTGA
- a CDS encoding potassium-transporting ATPase subunit C, protein MERLPSWLRQHLAALRALLALTLLTGALYPLVVTGIAQVAFNGGANGSLVEKDGRDVGSAIVGQNFTDAGGRPVGRYFQSRPSVAGDGYDMLSTAGSNLGPEDIVDVLPVPGAGGGEGRRSLLTQVCARSKAVGELEGVSGARPYCTPDGVGAVLKVFPAVGTPTRAVSVNQACPTPPFVAEYRGVRVECGRPGEDYAVGRTVPVRGTTALAVVPADAVTASGSGLDPDISVAYAELQAARVARERGVPVARVRQLIAENTTGRSLGFMGEPAVNVLALNLALDRS, encoded by the coding sequence ATGGAACGCCTGCCCAGCTGGCTGCGCCAGCATCTCGCCGCGCTCCGCGCGCTGCTCGCCCTGACCCTGCTCACCGGTGCCCTCTACCCGCTGGTGGTCACCGGCATCGCCCAGGTCGCCTTCAACGGCGGGGCCAACGGCTCCCTCGTGGAGAAGGACGGAAGGGACGTGGGCAGCGCGATCGTCGGCCAGAACTTCACGGACGCCGGAGGCAGGCCCGTCGGGAGGTACTTCCAGAGCCGGCCGTCCGTGGCCGGTGACGGTTACGACATGCTCTCCACCGCCGGGAGCAACCTGGGGCCCGAGGACATCGTGGACGTCCTGCCCGTCCCGGGTGCCGGGGGCGGCGAGGGCAGGCGGAGCCTGCTCACCCAGGTCTGCGCCCGGTCCAAGGCGGTCGGGGAACTGGAGGGCGTCTCCGGGGCCAGGCCGTACTGCACGCCGGACGGCGTCGGCGCGGTGCTGAAGGTCTTCCCGGCGGTCGGCACCCCGACCAGGGCCGTCAGCGTCAACCAGGCCTGCCCCACGCCCCCGTTCGTCGCCGAGTACCGTGGTGTCAGGGTCGAGTGCGGTAGACCCGGCGAAGACTACGCGGTCGGCCGCACCGTTCCGGTCCGCGGCACGACGGCCCTGGCGGTCGTGCCCGCCGACGCGGTCACCGCCAGTGGCTCCGGCCTCGACCCGGACATCTCGGTCGCCTACGCCGAACTCCAGGCGGCCCGCGTGGCCAGGGAGCGCGGAGTCCCCGTGGCGAGGGTCAGGCAGCTGATCGCGGAGAACACCACGGGCCGTTCCCTAGGCTTCATGGGCGAACCGGCGGTGAACGTCCTCGCGCTCAACCTGGCGCTCGACCGGAGTTGA
- the kdpB gene encoding potassium-transporting ATPase subunit KdpB, translating into MSAQTLQKPGRAPTPGSGGTLLDPRQLITSLPEALRKLNPATLWRNPVMLIVEIGAVFTTVLAVVTPSFFAWATAAWLWLTVLSANLAEAVAEGRGKAQAATLRAAKRDTTARRLRGRDSTEWDVVEAQELLRGDFVVVEAGEIIPGDGDVVDGIASVDESAITGESAPVIRESGGDRSAVTGGTKVLSDRIVVQITQKPGESFIDRMIALVEGADRQKTPNEIALNILLAALTIIFLVATATMQPLAIYAKAQNPGVPDSPALTGDGVTGVVLVALLVCLIPTTIGALLSAIGIAGMDRLVQRNVLAMSGRAVEAAGDVNTLLLDKTGTITLGNRQASAFLTAPGVSADELAEAAQLASLADETPEGRSIVVYAKQEHGLRERLPGELARAQWIGFTAQTRMSGVDLEGRQVRKGAATAVMKWVRDHGGHSVEAVGGIVDAVSGSGGTPLVVGEIADGTARVLGVIHLKDVVKQGMRERFDEMRRMGIRTVMITGDNPLTARAIADEAGVDDFLAEATPEDKLALIRSEQEGGRLVAMTGDGTNDAPALAQADVGVAMNTGTSAAKEAGNMVDLDSNPTKLIEIVEIGKQLLITRGALTTFSIANDVAKYFAIIPAMFAAVYPGLDALNVMRLSSPQSAILSAVVFNAIIIVALIPLALRGVRYRPSSASKLLSRNLYVYGLGGIIVPFIGIKLIDLLIQFLPGMS; encoded by the coding sequence ATGTCCGCCCAGACGCTCCAGAAGCCGGGCCGTGCACCCACCCCCGGGAGTGGCGGCACCCTTCTCGACCCCAGGCAGCTGATCACATCGCTGCCCGAGGCGCTCAGGAAACTCAACCCGGCCACGCTCTGGCGCAACCCGGTGATGCTGATCGTCGAGATCGGCGCGGTCTTCACCACGGTGCTGGCGGTGGTGACCCCCTCGTTCTTCGCCTGGGCCACCGCGGCGTGGCTCTGGCTGACCGTGCTCTCCGCCAACCTGGCCGAGGCCGTCGCCGAGGGGCGCGGTAAGGCACAGGCGGCCACGCTGCGCGCCGCCAAGCGCGACACCACGGCGCGGCGGCTGCGCGGCCGCGACTCCACCGAGTGGGACGTCGTCGAAGCTCAGGAACTGCTGCGGGGAGACTTCGTCGTCGTGGAGGCCGGGGAGATCATCCCCGGTGACGGCGATGTGGTCGACGGCATCGCCTCGGTGGACGAGTCGGCCATCACCGGCGAGTCCGCCCCGGTCATCCGCGAGTCCGGCGGCGACCGCTCGGCGGTGACCGGCGGCACCAAGGTGCTGAGCGACCGGATCGTCGTGCAGATCACCCAGAAGCCGGGAGAGAGCTTCATCGACCGGATGATCGCCCTGGTCGAGGGCGCCGACCGGCAGAAGACGCCCAACGAGATCGCGCTCAACATCCTGCTGGCCGCCCTGACGATCATCTTCCTGGTCGCCACCGCCACCATGCAACCGCTGGCGATCTACGCCAAGGCCCAGAACCCCGGCGTGCCGGACTCACCGGCCCTGACCGGGGACGGCGTCACCGGTGTCGTGCTGGTCGCGCTGCTGGTCTGCCTCATTCCGACAACCATCGGGGCACTGCTGTCGGCGATCGGCATCGCCGGCATGGACCGCCTGGTCCAGCGCAACGTGCTGGCGATGAGCGGCCGCGCGGTCGAGGCCGCCGGCGACGTCAACACCCTGCTGCTGGACAAGACCGGCACCATCACACTGGGCAACCGGCAGGCGTCGGCGTTCCTGACCGCCCCCGGAGTCTCCGCCGACGAGCTGGCAGAGGCCGCACAGCTGGCCAGCCTCGCCGACGAGACCCCCGAGGGCCGCTCCATCGTGGTCTACGCCAAGCAGGAGCACGGGCTGAGAGAGCGCCTGCCGGGAGAACTCGCCCGAGCCCAGTGGATCGGGTTCACCGCGCAGACCCGGATGAGCGGCGTCGACCTCGAAGGCCGTCAGGTCCGCAAGGGCGCCGCCACCGCGGTGATGAAGTGGGTCCGCGACCACGGCGGCCATTCCGTCGAGGCGGTCGGCGGCATCGTCGACGCCGTCTCCGGCTCCGGCGGCACCCCGCTGGTCGTCGGCGAGATCGCCGACGGCACGGCGCGGGTGCTGGGGGTGATCCATCTCAAGGACGTCGTCAAGCAGGGCATGCGCGAGCGCTTCGACGAGATGCGCCGGATGGGCATCCGCACCGTCATGATCACCGGTGACAACCCGCTGACCGCCAGGGCCATCGCCGACGAGGCCGGCGTGGACGACTTCCTGGCCGAGGCCACCCCCGAGGACAAACTCGCCCTGATCAGGTCGGAGCAGGAGGGCGGGCGGCTGGTCGCGATGACCGGCGACGGCACCAACGACGCCCCCGCGCTCGCGCAGGCCGACGTCGGGGTGGCGATGAACACCGGCACCTCGGCCGCCAAGGAAGCCGGCAACATGGTCGACCTGGATTCCAACCCGACCAAGCTCATCGAGATCGTGGAGATCGGCAAGCAACTGCTCATCACCCGGGGCGCGCTGACCACCTTCTCCATCGCCAACGACGTCGCCAAGTACTTCGCGATCATTCCGGCGATGTTCGCGGCGGTCTATCCGGGCCTGGACGCGCTGAACGTCATGCGCCTGTCCAGTCCGCAGTCGGCGATCCTGTCGGCGGTCGTCTTCAACGCGATCATCATCGTGGCGCTGATCCCGCTCGCGCTGCGCGGGGTGCGCTATCGCCCCTCCAGCGCCTCCAAGCTGCTCAGCCGCAACCTCTACGTATACGGTCTGGGCGGCATCATCGTGCCGTTCATCGGCATCAAGCTGATAGACCTGCTCATCCAGTTCCTTCCGGGGATGTCGTAA
- the kdpA gene encoding potassium-transporting ATPase subunit KdpA, with product MSSSTAGILFIGSLVVALAVVHRPLGDYMYRVYHDTGHLAPERVIYRFVGVRPDAEQRWDLYARSLLAFSAVSVLLLYGLQRLQDRLFLSLGLPPVTDHVAWNTAVSFVTNTNWQAYAGESTMGHLVQMSGLAVQNFVSAAVGMAVAIVLVRGLARRKTEELGNFWVDLVRGTFRVLLPLALVGAVVLLAGGLVQNLASPHEVTTLTGGTQAITGGLVASQEIIKELGNNGGGFYNTNSAHPFENATSWTNWVEIFAILLIPFALPRTFGRMVGDRRQGYAIVATMGILALAGVALLTGLEVAHGGTVPQAVGTAMEGKEVRFGVPGSATFAAATTLTSTGAVNSSHDSFTALGGMIAMFDMMLGEVAPGGAGAGLYGMLVLTMITVFVAGLMVGRTPEYLGKRIGSREIKFAALYFLVTPVLVLTGTALAMGSAERRAGMLNSGPHGFSEVLYAFTSASNNNGSAFAGLAANTPWYDVALGLCMAFGRFLPIIFVLALAGSLAVQAPVPVSAGTLPTYRPQFVGMVVGVTVILVGLTFLPALALGPLAEGLR from the coding sequence ATGTCGTCGAGCACAGCCGGAATCCTGTTCATCGGATCCCTCGTCGTCGCTCTCGCGGTGGTCCACCGGCCGCTGGGCGACTACATGTACCGCGTCTACCACGACACCGGGCACCTCGCCCCCGAGCGGGTGATCTACCGGTTCGTCGGCGTCCGGCCGGACGCCGAGCAGAGGTGGGACCTCTACGCCCGCAGCCTGCTGGCGTTCTCGGCGGTCTCCGTCCTGCTCCTCTACGGGCTGCAGCGGCTGCAGGACAGGCTGTTCCTGTCGCTGGGCCTCCCGCCGGTGACCGACCACGTCGCGTGGAACACCGCGGTCAGCTTTGTCACCAACACCAACTGGCAGGCCTACGCCGGTGAGTCGACCATGGGCCACCTGGTGCAGATGTCCGGCCTGGCGGTGCAGAACTTCGTGTCCGCCGCGGTGGGCATGGCGGTGGCGATCGTGCTGGTCCGCGGCCTCGCCCGCAGGAAGACCGAAGAACTGGGCAACTTCTGGGTGGACCTGGTCCGCGGCACCTTCCGCGTCCTGCTGCCGCTCGCCCTCGTCGGCGCGGTCGTGCTGCTGGCGGGCGGGCTGGTGCAGAACCTCGCCTCCCCGCACGAGGTGACGACCCTGACCGGCGGCACGCAGGCGATCACCGGTGGCCTGGTGGCCAGCCAGGAGATCATCAAGGAGCTGGGCAACAACGGCGGCGGGTTCTACAACACGAACTCGGCCCACCCATTCGAGAACGCCACGAGCTGGACCAACTGGGTGGAGATCTTCGCGATTCTGCTGATCCCCTTCGCGCTGCCCCGCACCTTCGGCCGCATGGTCGGTGACAGACGGCAGGGCTACGCGATCGTCGCGACCATGGGGATCCTGGCGCTGGCCGGCGTCGCGCTGCTGACCGGGCTGGAGGTCGCCCACGGCGGCACGGTCCCGCAGGCGGTGGGCACCGCGATGGAGGGCAAGGAGGTGCGCTTCGGCGTGCCCGGCTCCGCCACCTTCGCCGCCGCCACCACCCTGACCTCCACCGGCGCGGTGAACTCCTCCCACGACTCGTTCACCGCGCTCGGCGGCATGATCGCGATGTTCGACATGATGCTGGGCGAGGTCGCCCCCGGTGGCGCCGGCGCGGGCCTGTACGGCATGCTCGTGCTCACGATGATCACGGTCTTCGTGGCCGGGCTCATGGTCGGCCGTACCCCCGAATACCTGGGCAAGCGGATCGGCTCCCGCGAGATCAAGTTCGCCGCGCTGTACTTCCTGGTCACGCCGGTGCTGGTGCTGACCGGCACGGCACTGGCGATGGGCTCGGCCGAGCGGCGGGCCGGCATGCTCAACAGCGGCCCGCACGGCTTCTCCGAGGTGCTGTACGCCTTCACCAGCGCGTCCAACAACAACGGCTCCGCGTTCGCCGGCCTCGCCGCCAACACACCCTGGTACGACGTGGCTCTCGGCCTGTGCATGGCCTTCGGCAGGTTCCTGCCGATCATCTTCGTGCTCGCCCTGGCCGGTTCCCTGGCCGTGCAGGCGCCGGTGCCCGTCTCCGCGGGCACGCTGCCCACCTACCGGCCGCAGTTCGTCGGCATGGTCGTCGGCGTGACGGTGATCCTCGTCGGGCTGACCTTCCTGCCCGCTCTGGCGCTCGGCCCGCTCGCGGAGGGACTCCGATGA
- a CDS encoding potassium-transporting ATPase subunit F yields MSAVNAAGLAVVVVLVVFMVAALLFPERF; encoded by the coding sequence GTGAGCGCCGTCAACGCGGCCGGTCTGGCCGTGGTCGTCGTTCTGGTGGTCTTCATGGTCGCGGCACTGCTCTTCCCGGAGCGCTTCTAA
- a CDS encoding alpha/beta hydrolase, with amino-acid sequence MDVGELEVFRDECIDYALRLVRACVSTEFHLYPGAFHGFDGMIPQAEISRRAADERMVVLRRALLP; translated from the coding sequence ATCGACGTCGGCGAGCTGGAGGTCTTCAGGGACGAGTGCATCGACTATGCCCTGCGGCTGGTCCGGGCGTGCGTCTCCACCGAGTTCCACCTCTACCCGGGTGCCTTCCACGGCTTCGACGGGATGATTCCGCAGGCGGAGATCAGTCGCCGGGCCGCCGACGAGCGGATGGTCGTGCTGCGCCGGGCACTGCTTCCCTGA
- a CDS encoding DUF1918 domain-containing protein: MKATIGDKLIVEGTHSGDPRKVGCIVELHHQDGSPPYVVRWEGDEHESLVFPGPDAHVVSKTPD, translated from the coding sequence GTGAAGGCAACCATAGGTGACAAGCTGATCGTGGAGGGCACTCACAGCGGCGATCCCCGCAAGGTCGGGTGCATCGTCGAGCTCCATCACCAGGACGGGAGCCCGCCCTACGTGGTCCGCTGGGAGGGCGACGAGCACGAGAGCCTCGTCTTCCCGGGGCCTGACGCCCATGTGGTGTCCAAGACGCCGGACTAG
- a CDS encoding ArsR/SmtB family transcription factor, whose protein sequence is MHALDVLGDPVRRRILELLADGERAAGEISAVVQEEFGISQPGVSQHLRVLRDNGFATVRAQGTGRLYAVDPAPLREVDMWLDRYRHFWTQHLDALGTEIVRGKRERRAGEAR, encoded by the coding sequence ATGCACGCACTCGACGTTCTCGGTGACCCGGTCCGGCGCCGGATCCTGGAGTTGCTCGCCGACGGCGAGCGCGCGGCCGGCGAGATCAGCGCCGTGGTGCAGGAGGAGTTCGGGATCTCCCAGCCCGGTGTCTCGCAGCACCTGCGCGTGCTCCGAGACAACGGGTTCGCGACCGTGCGTGCCCAGGGAACAGGGCGTCTGTACGCCGTCGACCCCGCCCCGCTGCGGGAGGTGGACATGTGGCTTGATCGCTACCGGCACTTCTGGACCCAGCACCTCGACGCCCTGGGCACCGAGATCGTCCGGGGAAAGCGGGAGCGCCGCGCCGGAGAGGCCCGCTGA
- a CDS encoding TauD/TfdA family dioxygenase codes for MTTDLSPSPITGPSAWRGDELAGSTQWIYLLGDAEREELETLGRRFVEDDPDLRNVAAESYPLVAARGMIEECARQMDAGRGFILVRGLRTEEYGDTLAGAIFFLMGLHLGTPMEQNQLGNVLDHVIATSNKTLDDPGALPSRVRDRLPFHSDSSDVVALMCLRASKEGGSSSLVSGTTIYNEVLRRRPDLAPLLFEPWHWDWRGQDPDSLADTYVSPICSHVDGIFSTYAGSTMIFSAQKYPGVPPLTEAQIELLHLYDEITQEPGLALDMDFQPGDVQWLLNYAALHSRTGYVDWPEPERRRHLLRLWLKRDVGRPLVAGFGKNVVKARGDEEDKKPLPGGSFRISEAVVPNQDWGN; via the coding sequence ATGACCACAGACCTTTCCCCATCCCCCATCACCGGCCCCTCCGCCTGGCGCGGTGACGAACTGGCCGGATCGACCCAGTGGATCTACCTTCTCGGTGACGCCGAGCGCGAGGAGCTGGAAACCCTCGGCCGCCGGTTCGTCGAGGACGACCCCGACCTGCGCAACGTGGCCGCCGAGAGCTACCCGCTCGTCGCCGCGCGCGGCATGATCGAGGAGTGCGCACGGCAGATGGACGCCGGGCGCGGTTTCATCCTGGTCCGAGGCCTGCGCACCGAGGAGTACGGTGACACGCTGGCCGGCGCGATCTTCTTCCTGATGGGCCTGCACCTCGGCACGCCGATGGAGCAGAACCAGCTCGGCAATGTGCTCGACCACGTCATCGCGACCTCCAACAAGACGCTCGACGATCCCGGAGCGCTGCCGTCGCGGGTACGCGACCGGCTGCCCTTCCACTCCGACAGCTCCGACGTGGTCGCGCTGATGTGCCTGCGCGCGTCGAAGGAGGGCGGCTCCAGCAGTCTGGTGAGCGGCACGACGATCTACAACGAGGTCCTGCGCCGACGCCCCGACCTCGCTCCCCTGCTGTTCGAGCCCTGGCACTGGGACTGGCGGGGCCAGGACCCCGACTCCCTCGCGGACACCTACGTCTCCCCGATCTGCAGCCACGTCGACGGGATCTTCAGCACCTACGCGGGCAGCACGATGATCTTCTCCGCCCAGAAGTACCCCGGCGTGCCGCCGCTCACCGAGGCGCAGATCGAGCTGCTGCACCTCTATGACGAGATCACCCAGGAGCCGGGGCTCGCACTCGACATGGACTTCCAGCCGGGCGACGTCCAGTGGCTGCTGAACTACGCCGCCCTGCACTCGCGGACCGGCTACGTCGACTGGCCCGAGCCGGAGCGCCGCCGGCACCTGCTGCGCCTGTGGCTCAAGCGCGACGTGGGCCGCCCGCTCGTGGCGGGGTTCGGTAAGAACGTCGTGAAGGCGCGGGGCGACGAGGAGGACAAGAAGCCGCTGCCGGGCGGCAGTTTCCGCATCTCCGAGGCGGTCGTGCCCAACCAGGACTGGGGCAACTGA
- a CDS encoding nuclear transport factor 2 family protein produces the protein MGEPLLNGELTRAAVARYVEALNAHDADAIAACVSEDFVNEHTSVLGRNVTGRHRYRANLTGFLADFVDLRYEVEDLLVEGDRASLAYRMSFRLASAGGRPVGVRGVFRFRVDADGMIAHRIDYWDSGEVRRQLDT, from the coding sequence GTGGGCGAACCCCTCCTGAACGGAGAGCTCACCCGGGCCGCGGTCGCACGGTACGTCGAGGCGCTCAACGCGCACGACGCCGACGCGATCGCGGCCTGCGTGAGTGAGGACTTCGTCAACGAGCACACCTCGGTCCTGGGGCGGAACGTGACCGGCAGGCACCGCTACCGTGCCAACCTCACCGGTTTCCTGGCCGATTTCGTGGACCTGCGCTACGAGGTCGAGGACCTCCTCGTCGAGGGCGACCGGGCGTCGCTCGCCTACCGGATGTCGTTCCGGCTGGCCTCGGCGGGTGGCAGACCGGTGGGGGTACGTGGGGTGTTCAGGTTCCGGGTCGACGCCGACGGCATGATCGCACACCGCATCGACTACTGGGACAGCGGCGAGGTACGGCGACAACTCGACACCTAA
- a CDS encoding VOC family protein has protein sequence MSNLTQARWTHVALPTGDLDKAIEFYTSLTPLVVVERFRDADGESAWLSNDKQVETPMVLVLVSFNKDKGGQLGLLTPFAHIGIEVPERTDVDGVAERARELGCLHWEPRDMPDPVGYICALKDPDGNVIEISHNQQVFNTVRKLWANPS, from the coding sequence ATGAGTAACCTGACCCAGGCGAGATGGACCCACGTCGCGCTGCCCACCGGCGATCTCGACAAGGCGATCGAGTTCTACACGTCGCTGACGCCACTGGTGGTCGTCGAGCGTTTCCGCGACGCCGACGGCGAGAGCGCCTGGCTCTCCAACGACAAGCAGGTAGAGACCCCGATGGTCCTGGTGCTCGTCTCGTTCAACAAGGACAAGGGCGGGCAGCTGGGGCTGCTGACGCCGTTCGCGCACATCGGCATCGAGGTGCCCGAGCGCACCGACGTGGACGGTGTCGCCGAGCGGGCGCGCGAGCTGGGCTGCCTGCACTGGGAGCCGCGCGACATGCCCGACCCGGTCGGCTACATCTGCGCGCTGAAGGACCCCGACGGCAACGTCATCGAGATCTCCCACAACCAGCAGGTCTTCAACACGGTGCGCAAGCTGTGGGCGAACCCCTCCTGA